The Alosa alosa isolate M-15738 ecotype Scorff River chromosome 3, AALO_Geno_1.1, whole genome shotgun sequence nucleotide sequence aaaaagtgcTATCACTTTTCGGGCCAAAGAAAGTTCTATAACAATTTCTTTCAGAAATATGTCACCTTTTTCAGCCCTTCTGCTTCTTCATTTTAGCTCTTAAGGAGCTCTGTCTATCTTGTTCTTGTTGAACTCTATCTAATTCTATGGTACAGAATTGGTGCTTTGTATACTAAATGCCCATACTAGTTCCACAAATATTTTCAAGTTCCTACCAACTGCCCCTCATACCATTTAAGTCCTTTACAGTTATTTCTGAAAAACCTTTGTTTTATCCTTGATATTTTCATGCCCATGTGGAGAACTCAAATATTGACACAACATAGTGTCAAAAACAGTGGATACCAAATGTGTACCAAAAGTAAGTTTATAATACCCTTAATGCGACACGCCCAGGCCCATCCAGATTGACAGCTGGCCCACGCCCACCCACTCACAGATTAATGATATATTCAGATTAGTGCTGTCAAAATAACCcattcatttcgattaatttattgtgaaaaaagtaatgcattaaaaaaaaaataatgttgcTTAATCGTATTCCATAGTGACCTTTGACCAAGTGCAGTTCTAGTCACAGTGACTGTAGTGACTCAAGGAGACAGACGAGAAAGTGCTGCTTGGTCCAGTGaatggaacatttacttttaaaaaaacgcCAAGATGGAACTGTTGACTGGAGCGTCGCTCTCTGCAAAGCAACCCAAAGGTACGAGCTAGCACACCCCTTTATGATAAATAATAGCCTAAATAACGCTAGCAGCCAGCCTTGTCAAGACACTCCTGACCAGGCGTTTGGACACAAACTTACTGTTCAGGCTAGTTACTCTACCTATGACAAACTAACTGACTAATTCATTGACAGTGAGTGGAaacttcagtcatttgcatttaGGCTACCATGCTAAAAACTGACACCAGGCACTACGCTAATAACTGCGCCCAACAGTGAAAATGATAATAAGAGACGTTAAACTTTAAAGTttataatgttggtttggctaTTCATTGATTCACTCATTTGCCAAAGTACTGTAGCGTTCACCGGTATTAAGATACATGCAAGGAAAGTTACTATTCAGTTGTCGTTTTAATTGCATTTGTTGTCGGCCACAATCACGCCTCACAATCTTCTTCACGGAACACACGCACGTCCAAAGATTCTGTTCACACAGGCACTGTtccctcaaacacactcacattgcCAGAAAGGGGTGGCACCCAAACAAGGGCCCAGGTAATACAGCCTatagtacagtacacacattaaCATGCCAAAACTTAACATTGCTGAAcaatttaaattaattaatcacagagtatgtactgtaattaattagattttttttcccctggcaaatattgatttaaaggggtggttcaggattttggacataagaccttatttccaagtaagcaagtgtgatatttatcagtggagaccgttttcagcacgtttcatccagtccttctaattgcagagttcgcaggtgctaggctagcgcaagtcaacggtatgtgctagcctgccactaaagacagtcttacccactccaaagcacacctgaggcaaattccagacaatcgatgtaaatgtctgtgctgatagaatagtgtaagaaatacaactacccttgcatcgcattgcaatagttatacattggtccctaaagttgttagtagtcattttgcaactcggcggcggactgatattaccaaggctactactaggtatccccattggagtcgctttactgtttactttttcgGCGAAAGTACTACTAACCGGACAAGTATAATTcgccgctgctaagaaactagtccctcaaaatgtaatgcgatcgttgaaatgcaaggatagaataacgttagaaataacactgtcaatacagacatttacatcgatagtctggcgttataatttatttgcctcgggtgtactttggagtgggtaagactgtctttagtggcaggctagcacatactgttgacttgcgctagcctagcacctgcgaactctgcaattagaaggactggatgaaacgtgttgaaaacggtctccactgataaatatcacacttgcttacttggaaatgaggtcctatgtccaaaatcctgaactacccctttaatgttgattttctcttgaccaatatgtttgttcactgaaaatgacactgccacatggctaaaggttgtaagacaatgtggtagaaacatggaatcaaaagaAGTGTTTccaacatttttatgaaaaatggcatgtccaagaTTATTCATACCCATTTCAAATAACCAttggaaacatttttatttgcatcacagctctcaaaaatgtttcttataatacctaccaagcctttCCAtatctccacaatgattctagactgcacctttttagcagcaatctgggttttgaggcaggaactattatttgccatcactcagtggccttgtgctcacttttttgacggcttgaggtctggactctggctgagccactctaaaatgtttaCGTTGTTCTATGTTAACCATTTCTAGCCCTGTTGGGCCTTGATAAGCACAAGTTTGTTTACACGGACAGTGAATAGAAAGCATGCTTGCTGAACTTTATATAAGATGAAGAATAAAAGCATATTGCCTAAATATTTTGATACCAAGTCTGGATTGTTTTCATCTAGAGGTGAAGCGGGTTTACCTAAAAACTGATGTAGGCTGAAGTTAGGTTAAACATTTGGCTAGTCACTGTAAGGTTAGGTTAGGCTTACAGTACATCGACTGCACAAACAATTAGTTTGGATTAAAGTGAGATTACCTActcataggctacattatgacAGGGGAGGGCAATCATTTCCCCCAAAGGTCAGAGGATAATAACTTTGATAAAGTAGCCTAACCCGCGGGCCGCACATTGGACGATTCACTGAAATACAATGCACAAAATGCATTGTGTTAGATGTTAACTGACAAGAAAGTAGCCTGTAGATACATGACAGAttagctaggctaggctactttataGTATTTTATCTTTGAACTGACACAAGAAAATGAGATGTCTCCTGTATTGCACACAGGAAATTCAGTCTGTTTTTCTCTGCCAAAAGTTAACTATTTTCAAGCACCTAGTGTCTTTGTTTCAATGTCTTACTATACGGCTCTGGGTTTGCTTGTCCTCCGAGTTCGTCCTTCACAACGGATGTTAGGGGCCTGAAACCGGTCATTTGATGAATGAGGCCCATTGATTATTCCACCAAAAATTGAGTAGAACTTCTAATATACTGTCCTTTAGGGTCCTACCAAAGTAAGTTGAAAGAAGGAATTGGAAACAGATTTTTCAGACAGTCAGTGTATACTTGATTGATTTATTATATCAAAATATGTGTCATTGCTTAAAACCAGGAATGCATGATACGCCTCATGCTCATGCACTTCATTCCCATGTTTCTGAAGCTTCTGTACTCTCCAGGAGCCATGTACATCATTTTGCCTCTGAAGTGGGGCTGCTCGTACATGAGCCAGTGGCCATCCATAACATTGCAGGACATGCAGTCAGACATACGGTAACGGTCCATGATGGAGTCACAGTCATCCATCAGCTCGTGCATGGTGCCACCGTAGTTCTCCCTCTCGTAGATCTTCATTCTGTACTGTCCTCTGTGCTGTAGAGTATAATAGATATTAAAGCTTATGAAGCAATTCACTCCTCACTACACAAGCCTCATGAATCAtcagtaaaataaaaaagaaaattaccATGGGGATCATGCGGCAGGATCTGATGCAGTCGTTCATGCCCATCATGCTCATGTAGTCTGAATACTCGCCCCTCCTCATGAGGAACTGGTTACCCATGAAGTTGGGACGGTCATAGACCATGAAACAACCCCTCTCGACCTTGCAAGAGTGGCAACGGCCAAGGTAGGAGGACATATCAGCACAGTCGCTCATGCACTCATAGGAGCGACCCTGGAAGTTCCTGTCCTCATAGAAGATGACCTGAGACATTACAAGAATAAATTAAACAAAGGTAGAATGCCACTTTTATCCTAATTTAAAGGTGCTTTTACTGACAAGAAATAGATTGTAAATATTTATGAATTCTGGCTTACCTTCCCCATGCCCATCATACCAGTAGTAGTCATTTTTGTTACTACTTCAACTCAGGCTGCTGTAGCTGTGCTGATGGTCTGTGAGTGTTAACCCTTACTTTTATACTCAACAAAACTAAACCAAATTGTGCCCTGTATTGTCTCTAAACCTCTAACTCAGCAACAATACACAGAGGCCCATGGAAAGGTGAGGGCCTATAGAGAGGCAGAGTGCTTTCTCTACGTTTCCGTTTGAACAGGTTCTGCAGGCTTTTCCCAAGTCTACTTACCAAATCTTCAAAACCACTGTTCTCGCTTAAGCACAGGTTCTGTAAGGCTCCATAATGGGGTGTCTAAAGACTtagttattttatttagttttactGGTCTTATTTAGTTTTCTAATTGTATAAGAAATATACTGATATATAACACTTTTAGCATATCACATTAAGAAAACATGATTAAATAGAACTTTGATTGGTTGTAAGCCATTAAACCATTGAAAGACTCAGTTCTTTCAGTATTAATTAATCACTTCACTAGTAGCCCTACAGTGTATTTCTTACACCTTAACTTAGAAGGATTTTGACCTATatataccatatatatatatatatatatatgccataCCATTTAATTTCACAGTGCAATTGGTGGCGTACCACATAAGAAGCCAAAAAGTAGCAGAAgcttatttatatattatttttagtcGTGGGCACTGAAAGTGTATCACAAATAATATCAAGAGGTTGTTCTCCACTTTCTTGCTTTACTTTACCATGCTGgtaaatttgaatgatttttACCGTAGCCTACTTTGGTGCTCATGGTTtctataaaataattaaaaataggcctgtcaaaataactgattcattttgatgaattaatttgagaaaaaataactgattaaaaaaatagcgcagattaatcgattccgtatgacctttgaccccgagccattctagtcagtaaccattagactgtaaaatgaaggagaagaaaatgtgctgcctagttCATTGAtgggaacatttacttttaaaaaacagcctgatggtgttgataaaaataaagtgttgattaaaataaagtcctctgcaatgactgcagcaaggaatttgcatatcactggagtttgtcaactctaaagtcacacatcaatgcaaagaaatagtgttgacattgaggcgagtgttaatttattttcattgtgtcccctaggttatatctgtggccttaaatgccttgtatgtgaaaaaaaacttcttcccgaagcactcagcatattaggtcatatcatagattattatggccattatttgaacagtgaaaataataataaaagtttttgaactttaatgtcactaatgctgattagatagatagatagatagatactttattgatccccaaggggaaattcaagaaaacaTTGATTCattgattattcaatgattaatttgaatttgaatttatatttaaaatactttcacagcaaaaattatacatgtgattaatttagattcattaatcacagagtatgtaattaattcaaTTACatgttttaatcgattgacagccctaattaaaaatgaaatataaaacaATGGCCACTGAATGGCATGACACAGCTCAGTTAGccaaaatttctgggggtggATTTGATCGCAATTGAAGCTAAATACCACCTTGACTGTCTtgttagtgggtttgatccagcaagacaTGCTGTGggcactattgttcttcttaagtttactttatttattagtgggtttgatccagcaagcccactattgttcttctaaaaggagaaaccgtttaatacttgttactttcgaaatactatagctcactccaagttgcatatgcatgctgcacgtgaaaatgatcttctacccccattgcccgcattagccaatgaaagaaaatacacggaaaaacaagcgaaagaagaaaacctggttctgtaccgtcatgacgatcgaccaccagctcacaggctgtaagtacaaacaaacttttccacctaacgtctgttacaaaatagcatgtttatattcttcacgttagcatgcatgaaaagggtacaacctaggcttaggctagcctatagaacaggaagctacaccaggcacgtaactgaagtgttctgttcgcgacgtgtaaaatcggagaatgtctaataggaagggctctggtaaaatccattagaggaatggtctattttcccgaacgtagcctacaggccactaacacgccaggtgtagctacttccattgaggcctattggaagctaattgttgcagtacataacgcgaactgaatgcttcagttacgtgcctggtgtactacactcataagaaactgaccgcactacccagagatttggcttgttgaacctataatcttctaacctaagcgttaaaccacaaataactagatgtaccgtagagcggtacaaaatatgaccgccgcccagtccatcacgttttccacaaaaataagtcacgctgaaaggcatatatgattctaactgtctcactgaattgcattatgcacactcaattctcactggtatctgctagacaacaagtaccaaaacatgattagttcatagatttcacatgtaatatacattttatacaaccccacccccatcttgcctgttcataattctgagaaattcttgaattgtgtgcatgtgtgcgtgtacatgtttatgtttatgtgtgtgtgggtgggtgtgtgtgtgtgcatgtgtgtgtttgcctgtttatgtgcctgtgtgtgtgcatgtgcatgcatgcgtatatatgtgtactgtgtgagtatgtgtcatacgtaggattactgtgaatgtatgtgtgtgcgtgtgtatctgtttatgcacatgtgtgcatacgcaaaaaattggtcatcctaggccctacggttctcaagatattcacagaaaactgtctgccctaccctcctttggggagtccagtccagcgggggggctacagatcaaaacgaaaagcgatggttccatgctatccatgtggggttacatgcccaccaagtttcgtgtaccctggtctttcagtgtcccgggaatccttgttggtgtacggtcactaaatgtacacatacattattttattgtaaggccccccatgaacgaaagtccacaaaCCACCAACAATCGTTCTCATTaagaagtcttgcagcacacattctctgcttctgtaggcattctggtacaattccagcaaaatatagctaggtaggtgtgtttgcatttagatctatatatatacagtatatatattcggctatgaccaagtggtctttcaatgatagttatggtttgaattccatgatactatctattccgataggtggctgaactgcatttagggtgcttacctgtgttgtgaagtaaaatatctactaggaagattgcaaagacttttgactgtgtaaagaaatgggtctttattttaaaacgtttccaactgtttattacttgaaagcaagatgacgattgtcacaaacgtttaccttttttaggagaaattttaagctgacaggcaattgttaccattctattaaaccaacgttcaccgacaaacgatcaggaagcggttcttcttcctactcggatactagggcataaaaaaaaaaaattcttgggttccggtttccgaccgaccctgtcaatttatgtgcgacccaaatttattttatgagcttggggaagaaataacactaaatacattaaataaatccacaaataaaaggcgaactataattacattaattaccccttgcgttatgtatagggatgagcgtattctctcttttacaaagtagcctatgcacagctgttcacgaagacgattgttttcgtcacttaccaaggcactcgcaattttgtccaaacaccgcaactttttcgcaaatttgaccaatcatcgtagttttaccgtgaaatttcacctaccacaacagtccctcgcgcagaatattgagccagatggcacacttacttctgcaccttctgcatgacaccaaagactgccctaacgtgttcgttcctagaaggctaacgttaatgatctgcttacttgcatctctcaacctggtgttgctaacctacctaggctatgaaagtaagttaattaaggcctacttggtttactgacatttgagtaggctatgcaacccattggcaaacgtttacctggatatgtccttttagcttatgtcatgtttgctagcttgtggggttagtttgagtagtgctaccaaaatcatagaaattaataaaattgcaagacatttacctcttctatgatccaagaatgatttcattcgagttgtttttttaacatttattttaactaatgacatagaagacattcccaattgcatccacatatcgtaatgcactatgcaaaagtgatttacactcgtggcgaacacagtgagatgcaagccttcaatccactcagaaatgtaattaggctactctcacgtccttaaaggggcaggcagtcaattagacgtacaccaccaatgtaatgacattaaacagaagtgtagtcatagtttaaatcaatatgaaatgactagatacttacttggctattagtaattatgcaggccacagactatgaattattaaaaagatatgaacttaatatgaattacaaaatatatgaatgtattgaaacatatgacatgatgccatctctttggGTGACAGTTCTATTttaaaggttatactgctttgtgaattacctcagtcaaagcattttcacaaataaagtaagcctactttgattttctgtaatccttactgtttaccttttgattatccttttttttaataagcatcaagattatcagtgtgattttggtcttactaaccttaattgccataaataataataaaaaaaaaaatcgcaactatttttgcgattttcacttcctcccgcaatttctccacaagaaacagctaaaaacacagcaacttccatccaggcattttaggtcgtaacagtctcaaaaaaccttgagaaatcctggagggactgattttcTACCTATCCATTACTGccactggggaaaaaaaaaaaaaaaaattccctaccgacccatggcctcaactgacaaccaacaggaaccaaaactttttttttatgcacacatgaagttgtatctccgaagacattttgtgcaacagttttgacttgtgttttagccaggttttagcactgtaaagttgaatatggagcatagcacaggcagaatcggattaggacgcactggaggaagcgtcagagtactgttagccaatcagaggtgaattcattagcatgtcattaatattcatgactagaggcgaaatccagtcgttcctccctgcccaccttccccaccaaactagaacagcatgaaacaggACTTGGGACAGcattttttcaccaaaaccggctcacagggcattcatcaatactacagaccactgcaaaattaatgaaaaaacgatgagatgaaacctttaagttttcttattattagtagtaggtttgatccagcaagcccacagcATGGCTGAAAGCCAtgcactattgttcttcttaagttttcttattagtgggtttgatccagcaagaccacAGCATGGCttcaagcccactattgttcttcttaagtttactttatttattattccttttcacccactttttgtatCGACTACTGCTCCcagaccgtttgagctatcggCGCGGTTccaactccaaaaattcaggcccgaaccggtgtagggagcttgttactttcgtgtcgctCGCCCTTGTCGTTTTTGCGTTATTcccatttttttgcatttttcggccccattgaaatgaatggcggaatgttcagGATTCTAATttcgattgtgacatcacagctctaattgtttaagcttgcacctggcagagttctaagccatctggcactgtctaatgggctgggctgtctgtgtatatgaaggtgtgtgcatgtaacttttgacccgtatgtccgattttcataaatgaggtaccattggaatccttgaatgaagcccagttcaatgccttgccagcaccaagtgtaaaggtcatgtaaaaaaagatctttttttaaagccaaTCCATGTTCACACAGGtccattaaaaaatatatatacattatccaaatccattcagcccagttcaatgccttgccagcaccagttgtaaaggtcatgtaaaaaaagatctttttttaaagccaaTCCATGTTCACAcaggtcattaaaaaaaatatatatatattttccaaatccattcagcccagttcaatgccttgccagcaccaaatcattttttaaagtgaatccatgttcattcaggtcatttaaaaaaaaaaatatatatacaatattttCCCAGTCTATTCAGCCCAGTTAGCTCCATTCAAACTTGGTCATATATACAGTTGTATAGATTACAACATTGAGAACCACACATTCATTCAGATATTATCTGTTTTATATATAGGTTCTATATGCTATTTAAAGCCGACCTAACGATGATTCCCTTCATGACGGTgtgttgcaatgcattctgggtgctgtgctgtgattcgACGGCTCGTCACCTGACCCACCAAACAACGATGCTTGAACTAAACGTAGTGTAAAAATAAATCGCTACCAAGgctccaaatagcaacacacttacaccgtagcataatgagggtatctacatgtaaaccAAAGCATTGAGAACTGTGAAAGTCTACAGGcggtttattaaaaagaaaaacggTACCGTTCACGTCTCGTTCACATATACAGACGGGCGCTGTTGTCATATGCTTTACGTGATGGCCATTCATCACACTGTTTGGATGTTACTTGGCAGTCGTAATCAGAATGACCTGAgctctcagtaagttacagtttattatagtcATGTGATTTACATAAAGTAGTTAACAACAGTAATGTTAAACGTGTCAACAAGTTAGATTCTACCCCACAAGCCAC carries:
- the LOC125292697 gene encoding gamma-crystallin M2-like is translated as MTTTGMMGMGKVIFYEDRNFQGRSYECMSDCADMSSYLGRCHSCKVERGCFMVYDRPNFMGNQFLMRRGEYSDYMSMMGMNDCIRSCRMIPMHRGQYRMKIYERENYGGTMHELMDDCDSIMDRYRMSDCMSCNVMDGHWLMYEQPHFRGKMMYMAPGEYRSFRNMGMKCMSMRRIMHSWF